In a single window of the Rhopalosiphum padi isolate XX-2018 chromosome 1, ASM2088224v1, whole genome shotgun sequence genome:
- the LOC132920799 gene encoding puromycin-sensitive aminopeptidase isoform X1: MFCWGMKRRIPRIVCFQLLISKSFSKKNYKMAGEKKPFLRLPKSVKPVLYDLFLKPDLQKFIFEGKETVSINVLEPTKEITLHALDLKIEEVELKDSDGFISKPSVTLSAEDETVTLRFDKELKIGEAYLKFIFIGELNDKMKGFYRSKYVSVTESGNPVELNSAVTMLCSTNARKVFPCWDEPSLKAVFDISIAVCNTSHLALSNMPVISDTTEENGDRLLKFQKTPIMSTYLVAVVVGDFDYVEDKDSDGVLIRVYTPIGKSEQGKFALEVAKCALPYYKDYFQVAYPLPKMDLIAIADFSSGAMENWGLVTYRESCLLVDPDNTSAVRKQWIALVVGHELAHQWFGNLVTMEWWTHLWLNEGYASFVEFLCVEHLFPEYDIWTQFVTETYIRALELDALNSSHPIEIPVGHPSEIDEIFDDISYNKGASVIRMLHNFIGDQDFRKGMNLYLTKHQYGNTFTEDLWAALEEASNKPVKDVMSTWTLQKGFPVITVEKETQNPDGSRVLTVSQTKFTANGQVDGYGHLWMVPLTFSTSRNPGVVCHKDIMSEIQKDIIIPANVISPGEWVKVNPSTVGYYRTRYTPELLNNFVPSISSRTLPPLDRLGLLDDLFALVQAGLSSTDEVLNLMLAMTDEDNYSVWSSMSNVLGKLAILLSNVEGDTEQLFKQYNRILLKKISTKLGWTPQPNESHLETMLRGLVMARLVSSADPDVISEAKIKFANHLSGKETIVADLRSPIYKACLSSGDETTFNQLLQLYRGTDLHEEKDRICRAMGASKNKDILKKVLDFAMSDEVRSQDTVFVIISVGGSKVGRDLAWQFIQDNWSKLFNQYQGGFLLTRLVKNTTENFASIEKAEEVENFFKQNGCVGAERTIQQACETIRLNAAWLKRDYEKLQNFLQKVVQK, translated from the exons ATGTTCTGTTGGGGTATGAAGAGGAGGATACCTAGAATCGT gtgTTTTCAATTGTTAATATCGAAATCgttctctaaaaaaaattataaaatggctGGGGAGAAGAAACCATTTTTACGACTTCCAAAATCTGTAAAGCctgtattatatgatttatttttgaagcCGGATTTGCAAAAATTCATATTTGAAGGCAAGGAAACAGTTTCtataaat gtTTTGGAACCAACCAAAGAAATAACTTTACATGCattggatttaaaaattgaagaagTTGAATTAAAAGACTCTGATGGGTTTATTTCCAAACCTTCTGTTACATTATCAGCTGAAGATGAGACAGTCACTTTAAGATTTGATAAAGAACTAAAAATTGGCgaagcatatttaaaatttatatttattggagAACTCAATGACAAAATGAAAGGATTTTACCGTAGTAAATATGTTAG TGTGACTGAAAGCGGCAATCCAGTTGAATTAAACTCGGCTGTTACCATGTTGTGTTCAACTAATGCACGTAAAGTGTTCCCTTGTTGGGACGAACCGAGTCTGAAAGCTGTATTTGATATATCTATTGCCGTGTGTAACACATCTCATCTGGCTTTATCTAATATG CCTGTGATTTCTGATACAACTGAAGAAAATGGGGATCGTttgcttaaatttcaaaaaactcCAATAATGTCAACTTATTTGGTTGCTGTCGTTGTAGGAGATTTCGATTACGTGGAGGACAAAGATTCAGACGGTGTTTTAATCCGAGTATATACACCAATTGGAAAAAGTGAACAAGGAAAATTTGCATTGGAAGTGGCCAAATGTGCATTACCTTACTACAAAGATTATTTCCAAGTAGCCTACCCTTTACCAAAAATGGATTTAATAGCTATTGCTGACTTTTCATCTG gcgCTATGGAAAATTGGGGCTTAGTAACCTATAGAGAATCATGTCTCTTAGTTGATCCAGACAATACTTCAGCAGTTCGTAAACAATGGATAGCTTTAGTTGTTGGACATGAGCTGGCCCACCAATGGTTTGGAAATTTAGTTACAATGGAGTGGTGGACACATCTTTGGCTAAATGAGGGATACGCTTCATTTGTAGAGTTTCTTTGTGTGGAACATTTATTCCCAGAATATGATATATGGACACAATTTGTCACAGAGACATATATTAGAGCACTTGAGTTGGATGCTTTAAATAGTAGTCATCCCATTGAAATACCAGTAGGCCATCCATCTgaaattgatgaaatatttgATGACATTTCATACAACAAAGGGGCATCAGTGATCAGaatgttacataattttattggagatcaa gaTTTCCGTAAAGGAATGAATCTATATTTGACTAAACATCAATACGGCAATACATTTACTGAAGATTTATGGGCAGCCTTAGAAGAAGCCAGTAATAAACCTGTTAAAGATGTTATGTCTACATGGACATTACAAAAAGGTTTTCCTGTAATAACTGTTGAAAAAGAAACTCAAAATCCTGATGGATCAAGAGTTCTTACTGTATCTCAAACTAAGTTTACTGCTAATGGACAAGTTGATG gttatGGTCATTTATGGATGGTTCCATTAACGTTTTCTACATCTCGAAATCCTGGAGTTGTATGTCATAAAGATATAATGTCCGAAATTCAAAAGGATATAATCATTCCTGCTAATGTAATCTCACCAGGAGAATGGGTTAAAGTAAACCCCAGTACTGTTGGATATTATAGAACTCGTTATACACCagaattacttaataattttgtaccaTCTATATCATCAAGAACATTGCCACCTTTAGATCGCCTTGGGTTACTCGATGATCTTTTTGCTCTTGTTCAAGCTGGTCTCTCTAGTACAGATGAAGTACTAAATTTAATGTTGGCTATGACAGATGAAGACAATTACTCTGTATGGTCATCAATGAGTAATGTGCTTGGTAAATTAGCTATATTGTTATCTAATGTGGAAGGAGATACagaacaattatttaaacaatacaacagaattcttttaaaaaaaatatcaacaaaattggGATGGACACCTCAACCTAATGAAAGTCACCTTGAAACAATGCTGAGAGGTTTAGTAATGGCTCGTTTGGTATCTAGTGCTGATCCTGATGTTATATCTGAAGCCAAGATAAAGTTTGCTAATCACCTAAGTGGTAAAGAAACCATTGTAGCTGATTTAAGAAGTCCTATATATAAGGCTTGTTTGTCATCTGGTGATGAGACcacttttaatcaattattacag ctcTATAGAGGAACTGATTTACATGAAGAAAAGGATAGGATATGCAGAGCGATGGGCGcatctaaaaataaagatatattaaaaaaagtcctTGATTTTGCAATGTCT gatgAAGTTCGTTCACAAGATActgtatttgtaataatttctgTTGGTGGGTCTAAAGTTGGTAGAGATTTAGCTTGGCAATTCATTCAAGACAACtggtcaaaattatttaatcaataccAG GGCGGTTTCTTATTAACTCGTTTGGTGAAAAATACAACAGAAAATTTTGCTTCTATTGAAAAAGCTGAAGAAGTAGAAAATTTCTTCAAACAAAATGGTTGTGTTGGTGCTGAAAGAACAATCCAACAAGCTTGTGAAACTATTCGTTTAAATGCTGCATGGTTAAAAAGAGACtatgaaaaattacaaaatttccTTCAAAAAGTAGTCCAAAAATGA
- the LOC132920799 gene encoding puromycin-sensitive aminopeptidase isoform X2, with product MFCWGMKRRIPRIVCFQLLISKSFSKKNYKMAGEKKPFLRLPKSVKPVLYDLFLKPDLQKFIFEGKETVSINVLEPTKEITLHALDLKIEEVELKDSDGFISKPSVTLSAEDETVTLRFDKELKIGEAYLKFIFIGELNDKMKGFYRSKYVSPSGEEKYSAVTQFEATDARRCFPCWDEPAIKAEFNIVLSVPQNKTALSNMPVISDTTEENGDRLLKFQKTPIMSTYLVAVVVGDFDYVEDKDSDGVLIRVYTPIGKSEQGKFALEVAKCALPYYKDYFQVAYPLPKMDLIAIADFSSGAMENWGLVTYRESCLLVDPDNTSAVRKQWIALVVGHELAHQWFGNLVTMEWWTHLWLNEGYASFVEFLCVEHLFPEYDIWTQFVTETYIRALELDALNSSHPIEIPVGHPSEIDEIFDDISYNKGASVIRMLHNFIGDQDFRKGMNLYLTKHQYGNTFTEDLWAALEEASNKPVKDVMSTWTLQKGFPVITVEKETQNPDGSRVLTVSQTKFTANGQVDGYGHLWMVPLTFSTSRNPGVVCHKDIMSEIQKDIIIPANVISPGEWVKVNPSTVGYYRTRYTPELLNNFVPSISSRTLPPLDRLGLLDDLFALVQAGLSSTDEVLNLMLAMTDEDNYSVWSSMSNVLGKLAILLSNVEGDTEQLFKQYNRILLKKISTKLGWTPQPNESHLETMLRGLVMARLVSSADPDVISEAKIKFANHLSGKETIVADLRSPIYKACLSSGDETTFNQLLQLYRGTDLHEEKDRICRAMGASKNKDILKKVLDFAMSDEVRSQDTVFVIISVGGSKVGRDLAWQFIQDNWSKLFNQYQGGFLLTRLVKNTTENFASIEKAEEVENFFKQNGCVGAERTIQQACETIRLNAAWLKRDYEKLQNFLQKVVQK from the exons ATGTTCTGTTGGGGTATGAAGAGGAGGATACCTAGAATCGT gtgTTTTCAATTGTTAATATCGAAATCgttctctaaaaaaaattataaaatggctGGGGAGAAGAAACCATTTTTACGACTTCCAAAATCTGTAAAGCctgtattatatgatttatttttgaagcCGGATTTGCAAAAATTCATATTTGAAGGCAAGGAAACAGTTTCtataaat gtTTTGGAACCAACCAAAGAAATAACTTTACATGCattggatttaaaaattgaagaagTTGAATTAAAAGACTCTGATGGGTTTATTTCCAAACCTTCTGTTACATTATCAGCTGAAGATGAGACAGTCACTTTAAGATTTGATAAAGAACTAAAAATTGGCgaagcatatttaaaatttatatttattggagAACTCAATGACAAAATGAAAGGATTTTACCGTAGTAAATATGTTAG tccAAGTGGAGAAGAAAAATATTCAGCAGTTACTCAATTTGAAGCAACTGATGCAAGAAGATGTTTTCCCTGTTGGGACGAGCCGGCTATTAAAGCTGAATTCAACATTGTATTGTCTGTGCCACAAAACAAAACGGCTCTTTCCAACATG CCTGTGATTTCTGATACAACTGAAGAAAATGGGGATCGTttgcttaaatttcaaaaaactcCAATAATGTCAACTTATTTGGTTGCTGTCGTTGTAGGAGATTTCGATTACGTGGAGGACAAAGATTCAGACGGTGTTTTAATCCGAGTATATACACCAATTGGAAAAAGTGAACAAGGAAAATTTGCATTGGAAGTGGCCAAATGTGCATTACCTTACTACAAAGATTATTTCCAAGTAGCCTACCCTTTACCAAAAATGGATTTAATAGCTATTGCTGACTTTTCATCTG gcgCTATGGAAAATTGGGGCTTAGTAACCTATAGAGAATCATGTCTCTTAGTTGATCCAGACAATACTTCAGCAGTTCGTAAACAATGGATAGCTTTAGTTGTTGGACATGAGCTGGCCCACCAATGGTTTGGAAATTTAGTTACAATGGAGTGGTGGACACATCTTTGGCTAAATGAGGGATACGCTTCATTTGTAGAGTTTCTTTGTGTGGAACATTTATTCCCAGAATATGATATATGGACACAATTTGTCACAGAGACATATATTAGAGCACTTGAGTTGGATGCTTTAAATAGTAGTCATCCCATTGAAATACCAGTAGGCCATCCATCTgaaattgatgaaatatttgATGACATTTCATACAACAAAGGGGCATCAGTGATCAGaatgttacataattttattggagatcaa gaTTTCCGTAAAGGAATGAATCTATATTTGACTAAACATCAATACGGCAATACATTTACTGAAGATTTATGGGCAGCCTTAGAAGAAGCCAGTAATAAACCTGTTAAAGATGTTATGTCTACATGGACATTACAAAAAGGTTTTCCTGTAATAACTGTTGAAAAAGAAACTCAAAATCCTGATGGATCAAGAGTTCTTACTGTATCTCAAACTAAGTTTACTGCTAATGGACAAGTTGATG gttatGGTCATTTATGGATGGTTCCATTAACGTTTTCTACATCTCGAAATCCTGGAGTTGTATGTCATAAAGATATAATGTCCGAAATTCAAAAGGATATAATCATTCCTGCTAATGTAATCTCACCAGGAGAATGGGTTAAAGTAAACCCCAGTACTGTTGGATATTATAGAACTCGTTATACACCagaattacttaataattttgtaccaTCTATATCATCAAGAACATTGCCACCTTTAGATCGCCTTGGGTTACTCGATGATCTTTTTGCTCTTGTTCAAGCTGGTCTCTCTAGTACAGATGAAGTACTAAATTTAATGTTGGCTATGACAGATGAAGACAATTACTCTGTATGGTCATCAATGAGTAATGTGCTTGGTAAATTAGCTATATTGTTATCTAATGTGGAAGGAGATACagaacaattatttaaacaatacaacagaattcttttaaaaaaaatatcaacaaaattggGATGGACACCTCAACCTAATGAAAGTCACCTTGAAACAATGCTGAGAGGTTTAGTAATGGCTCGTTTGGTATCTAGTGCTGATCCTGATGTTATATCTGAAGCCAAGATAAAGTTTGCTAATCACCTAAGTGGTAAAGAAACCATTGTAGCTGATTTAAGAAGTCCTATATATAAGGCTTGTTTGTCATCTGGTGATGAGACcacttttaatcaattattacag ctcTATAGAGGAACTGATTTACATGAAGAAAAGGATAGGATATGCAGAGCGATGGGCGcatctaaaaataaagatatattaaaaaaagtcctTGATTTTGCAATGTCT gatgAAGTTCGTTCACAAGATActgtatttgtaataatttctgTTGGTGGGTCTAAAGTTGGTAGAGATTTAGCTTGGCAATTCATTCAAGACAACtggtcaaaattatttaatcaataccAG GGCGGTTTCTTATTAACTCGTTTGGTGAAAAATACAACAGAAAATTTTGCTTCTATTGAAAAAGCTGAAGAAGTAGAAAATTTCTTCAAACAAAATGGTTGTGTTGGTGCTGAAAGAACAATCCAACAAGCTTGTGAAACTATTCGTTTAAATGCTGCATGGTTAAAAAGAGACtatgaaaaattacaaaatttccTTCAAAAAGTAGTCCAAAAATGA
- the LOC132920799 gene encoding puromycin-sensitive aminopeptidase isoform X3 yields the protein MAGEKKPFLRLPKSVKPVLYDLFLKPDLQKFIFEGKETVSINVLEPTKEITLHALDLKIEEVELKDSDGFISKPSVTLSAEDETVTLRFDKELKIGEAYLKFIFIGELNDKMKGFYRSKYVSVTESGNPVELNSAVTMLCSTNARKVFPCWDEPSLKAVFDISIAVCNTSHLALSNMPVISDTTEENGDRLLKFQKTPIMSTYLVAVVVGDFDYVEDKDSDGVLIRVYTPIGKSEQGKFALEVAKCALPYYKDYFQVAYPLPKMDLIAIADFSSGAMENWGLVTYRESCLLVDPDNTSAVRKQWIALVVGHELAHQWFGNLVTMEWWTHLWLNEGYASFVEFLCVEHLFPEYDIWTQFVTETYIRALELDALNSSHPIEIPVGHPSEIDEIFDDISYNKGASVIRMLHNFIGDQDFRKGMNLYLTKHQYGNTFTEDLWAALEEASNKPVKDVMSTWTLQKGFPVITVEKETQNPDGSRVLTVSQTKFTANGQVDGYGHLWMVPLTFSTSRNPGVVCHKDIMSEIQKDIIIPANVISPGEWVKVNPSTVGYYRTRYTPELLNNFVPSISSRTLPPLDRLGLLDDLFALVQAGLSSTDEVLNLMLAMTDEDNYSVWSSMSNVLGKLAILLSNVEGDTEQLFKQYNRILLKKISTKLGWTPQPNESHLETMLRGLVMARLVSSADPDVISEAKIKFANHLSGKETIVADLRSPIYKACLSSGDETTFNQLLQLYRGTDLHEEKDRICRAMGASKNKDILKKVLDFAMSDEVRSQDTVFVIISVGGSKVGRDLAWQFIQDNWSKLFNQYQGGFLLTRLVKNTTENFASIEKAEEVENFFKQNGCVGAERTIQQACETIRLNAAWLKRDYEKLQNFLQKVVQK from the exons atggctGGGGAGAAGAAACCATTTTTACGACTTCCAAAATCTGTAAAGCctgtattatatgatttatttttgaagcCGGATTTGCAAAAATTCATATTTGAAGGCAAGGAAACAGTTTCtataaat gtTTTGGAACCAACCAAAGAAATAACTTTACATGCattggatttaaaaattgaagaagTTGAATTAAAAGACTCTGATGGGTTTATTTCCAAACCTTCTGTTACATTATCAGCTGAAGATGAGACAGTCACTTTAAGATTTGATAAAGAACTAAAAATTGGCgaagcatatttaaaatttatatttattggagAACTCAATGACAAAATGAAAGGATTTTACCGTAGTAAATATGTTAG TGTGACTGAAAGCGGCAATCCAGTTGAATTAAACTCGGCTGTTACCATGTTGTGTTCAACTAATGCACGTAAAGTGTTCCCTTGTTGGGACGAACCGAGTCTGAAAGCTGTATTTGATATATCTATTGCCGTGTGTAACACATCTCATCTGGCTTTATCTAATATG CCTGTGATTTCTGATACAACTGAAGAAAATGGGGATCGTttgcttaaatttcaaaaaactcCAATAATGTCAACTTATTTGGTTGCTGTCGTTGTAGGAGATTTCGATTACGTGGAGGACAAAGATTCAGACGGTGTTTTAATCCGAGTATATACACCAATTGGAAAAAGTGAACAAGGAAAATTTGCATTGGAAGTGGCCAAATGTGCATTACCTTACTACAAAGATTATTTCCAAGTAGCCTACCCTTTACCAAAAATGGATTTAATAGCTATTGCTGACTTTTCATCTG gcgCTATGGAAAATTGGGGCTTAGTAACCTATAGAGAATCATGTCTCTTAGTTGATCCAGACAATACTTCAGCAGTTCGTAAACAATGGATAGCTTTAGTTGTTGGACATGAGCTGGCCCACCAATGGTTTGGAAATTTAGTTACAATGGAGTGGTGGACACATCTTTGGCTAAATGAGGGATACGCTTCATTTGTAGAGTTTCTTTGTGTGGAACATTTATTCCCAGAATATGATATATGGACACAATTTGTCACAGAGACATATATTAGAGCACTTGAGTTGGATGCTTTAAATAGTAGTCATCCCATTGAAATACCAGTAGGCCATCCATCTgaaattgatgaaatatttgATGACATTTCATACAACAAAGGGGCATCAGTGATCAGaatgttacataattttattggagatcaa gaTTTCCGTAAAGGAATGAATCTATATTTGACTAAACATCAATACGGCAATACATTTACTGAAGATTTATGGGCAGCCTTAGAAGAAGCCAGTAATAAACCTGTTAAAGATGTTATGTCTACATGGACATTACAAAAAGGTTTTCCTGTAATAACTGTTGAAAAAGAAACTCAAAATCCTGATGGATCAAGAGTTCTTACTGTATCTCAAACTAAGTTTACTGCTAATGGACAAGTTGATG gttatGGTCATTTATGGATGGTTCCATTAACGTTTTCTACATCTCGAAATCCTGGAGTTGTATGTCATAAAGATATAATGTCCGAAATTCAAAAGGATATAATCATTCCTGCTAATGTAATCTCACCAGGAGAATGGGTTAAAGTAAACCCCAGTACTGTTGGATATTATAGAACTCGTTATACACCagaattacttaataattttgtaccaTCTATATCATCAAGAACATTGCCACCTTTAGATCGCCTTGGGTTACTCGATGATCTTTTTGCTCTTGTTCAAGCTGGTCTCTCTAGTACAGATGAAGTACTAAATTTAATGTTGGCTATGACAGATGAAGACAATTACTCTGTATGGTCATCAATGAGTAATGTGCTTGGTAAATTAGCTATATTGTTATCTAATGTGGAAGGAGATACagaacaattatttaaacaatacaacagaattcttttaaaaaaaatatcaacaaaattggGATGGACACCTCAACCTAATGAAAGTCACCTTGAAACAATGCTGAGAGGTTTAGTAATGGCTCGTTTGGTATCTAGTGCTGATCCTGATGTTATATCTGAAGCCAAGATAAAGTTTGCTAATCACCTAAGTGGTAAAGAAACCATTGTAGCTGATTTAAGAAGTCCTATATATAAGGCTTGTTTGTCATCTGGTGATGAGACcacttttaatcaattattacag ctcTATAGAGGAACTGATTTACATGAAGAAAAGGATAGGATATGCAGAGCGATGGGCGcatctaaaaataaagatatattaaaaaaagtcctTGATTTTGCAATGTCT gatgAAGTTCGTTCACAAGATActgtatttgtaataatttctgTTGGTGGGTCTAAAGTTGGTAGAGATTTAGCTTGGCAATTCATTCAAGACAACtggtcaaaattatttaatcaataccAG GGCGGTTTCTTATTAACTCGTTTGGTGAAAAATACAACAGAAAATTTTGCTTCTATTGAAAAAGCTGAAGAAGTAGAAAATTTCTTCAAACAAAATGGTTGTGTTGGTGCTGAAAGAACAATCCAACAAGCTTGTGAAACTATTCGTTTAAATGCTGCATGGTTAAAAAGAGACtatgaaaaattacaaaatttccTTCAAAAAGTAGTCCAAAAATGA